The nucleotide sequence TCTCTTGCTTCATCCATTCGCTTAAGCTAACGCGAGATATACTGAAATCCACATAGAGGCGGTCCCTGTACTCTTTCTCGTCCTCTAAACGCTGCAAGTCTTTCAGATAGACCGGAGCTGTTTCTGGGCCAAGATCGCCCCACTCATTTCGTTCTTCCTCTTCATGCAGACTGTACGTGTGGGACCCGATCGTAACCAGTCCCGTATGAATCATTTCGTTAACCTGTTGACGCGTAAGTGGTGGCGTCATATTCTCCCGTTTTCGGTCAGCTACATCTCTTAAGCGCCCCGCAATTGCGAAGTTCACTGAAGGGTAGCCGTATGTACATAAGATCGGAAATGCTTCTTTGTAATAACTCTCATACCCATCGTCAAACGTAATCAAAACAGCATTCTCAGTCGGTAAGGTACCCGTCTCCATAAATCGCAGGAACTCATCCAACGAAATCGGATTCAGGTCGTTATCATGCAAAAATTTCATGTGTCGGGCAAATTGGTCAGGAGCTATGACATACCGCTGATTCGATTGATCCGTAACATGATGGTACGTCAAAACCACAACCTGATTGTTATACCACTTTTTCGTTTGAACCGCTGCTTCTTCAATTGGTGTGACGTTTGGCTCAGCATTTTTTGTCTCACTTATGCTTATAGACGTATCCACTTGGGGAAAAGGTTGCACTTCTTGTTTATTCTTTTTTTCCAGAAAAGATTCGCCTAACAACCCAATAGCCACTGCAAAAAACAAAAAAGTAAGAAACACGATCAGGAAGAGCCTTCTGTTCGGCAAAAAAACCCCTCCTCTACTTCCTCACTAGGAGATTCGACACAGTCCTACAAATTCCTGTGCAACAATCGACCCAATAATTGGATGACTTTGCTCCTAAAACGAAAAAGAGCCCAGTAGCAATACCAGGCTCTTTTTATGTCATTCAGCAATATTACAGTTGAGCAGCCTCTTGCTTCAGAACTTCTGCTTTGTCTGTTTGCTCCCAAGGAACATTCAGGTCATTGCGTCCGAAGTGGCCATATGCAGCTGTTTGTTTGTAGATAGGACGACGCAGGTCGAGCTGCTTGATGATACCAGCAGGACGCAGGTCGAAGTGTTTGCGAACCAATTTCACCAGAGCTTCTTCGGAAATGGTACCTGTACCGAATGTATCTACTGCGATGGAAACTGGTTGTGCTACACCAATCGCGTAAGCAACTTGTACTTCGCATTTGTCTGCGAGGCCAGCAGCCACGATGTTTTTCGCTACATAACGAGCAGCGTAAGCACCGGAACGGTCAACTTTTGTCGGATCTTTACCGGAGAACGCACCGCCGCCATGACGAGCATAACCGCCGTAAGTATCTACGATGATTTTGCGGCCAGTCAAGCCAGCATCCCCTTGTGGTCCGCCAATTACGAAACGGCCAGTTGGGTTGATGAAGTATTTGGTTTCAGCGTCCAACAGTTCAGCTGGAACAACTGGTTTGATTACGTGTTCAACCAGATCTTGCTTGATTTGCTCCAGAGTTGTTTCAGGAGCATGTTGGGTAGAAATAACGATTGTATCGATACGAACTGGTTTGTCGCCATCGTACTCAACAGTAACTTGTGTTTTTCCGTCAGGACGGAGGTAAGCAAGTGTTCCGTTTTTACGTACTTCCGTCAGACGACGAGCCAATTGGTGGGACATGCTGATCGGAAGTGGCATCAGTTCAGGTGTTTCATTGCAAGCAAAACCAAACATCAAACCTTGGTCACCAGCACCAATTGCTTCAATCTCAGCGTCAGTCATTTGGCCTTCGCGTGCTTCTAATGCTTGGTCTACACCAAGTGCAATGTCAGCGGACTGCTCGCCAATTGCAGTAATAACACCGCAAGTATCAGCGTCAAAACCGAATTTCGCACGGTCATAACCGATTTCACGAATGGTTTCACGAACGAGCTTTTGGATATCCACATAAGTGTTTGTAGTGATTTCACCTGCTACGAGAACCAAACCAGTAGTTACGGAAGTTTCGCAAGCTACGCGAGCGTTTGGATCTTTGGACAGGATCGCATCCAAGATGGAGTCGGAAATTTGGTCACAAATTTTATCCGGATGTCCTTCAGTTACAGATTCGGATGTAAACAGACGACGACCTTTTTGCAAAGCCATGAGAAAATACCTCCTTTGACCTCATACAAATAGTGTGGTAGCCGAGTCAGGATTTTATCTACGTAAACGCAAATAAAAAACCTTTTCCATTTTTAGGAGGAAAAGGTTTGAGCGTTTTTTGCTTCCTTCATCCTCTTATCGGCCAGAACAGATGTCCGTTCTGCTGGTTAGCACCGCTCTAGATCGGTTGCCGGGCTTCATAGGGCCAGTCCCTCCGCCTGCTCTGGATAAGAGTATCCATTACGGATAATAGAATAATTGTTTTTTTCAGAGATGTCAATAGGAATAATTTTACTTATAATTGATAGGCTTTGGAAAGTACCACCACTACCTCGGCGCGCGTTGCCCTTCCGTTCGGTTTAAAGGAAGATCCGTACCCACTGAGCCAGTTTCTAGATGTCAAAGCTTCAATGGCAGGAGAAGCCCAATGACTCGCTGGCACATCCTGATATTTCGAGGTACCGCGGTTATACATCAAAACATCACGTGCCCGCGCGATCATTACTGCCATCTCTGCACGCGATATCGGCTGATCCGGCTTCATTTCACTCTTCGGGTACCCTTTCAAAATTCCTAACTGGTAGGCTACACCTAAGTTGTGATACGCCCAGTGCCGCTTTGGCATATCTCGGAAGGTCGTTTTTCCTGTGTAGGTAGTCGCTACCTTGGAACCGGTCGCACGCATCGACTTAAGCAGCATCGTCGCAAACTCTGCACGGGTCACTGCCTGATTCGGCTTGAACGACGCATCATTAAATCCATTTACAATATCGCGAGAGCTGAGTCTGACGATCTCTGAGCGCGCCCAGTGGTCGGAAATATCGCGATAGCCCGCTATCAATTTCTGCTGCGTCACCGTGAGTCGGTACGATTCATATTTGAACGCAGTACCGCTATTGAGGCGTACATAGTATTTTCCTGGCTGTAAGCGCAACCCGATAATGTCATTCCCACTATTGGAAAGCTCGGCTACCTCATTCGTCGAAGCAAGCGCATAGTTCATGTTTCGATCGCTGTAAAGTGCGTAACGAAAGCCACTCTCCACAGGAATATACGGCGCCCGGAATGTCACGTATGATTCGCTATTCACAGTAAATTGGAACCAGTCGGAATCAGTTGCTGTCGGAATTGTTCCTGACATCACTGTCCCACCGCTTAACGGAGACGCCTTTTGATAGGTATCATTCGGCTCATTGAGATCCTTTTTAACTGGCGTGTACCCCAAATCTAGCTGGTATTCGCCATTGACTGCATTCCGCGAATACTCGCTCACACGGATGTAATATTTACCCGGGGACACCTCTTTACTGACCCGCTCTGTCGGATTGTCCTTTGTCCCATTATCGTACAGAGGATCCCAGACTACTGATTTTTGACCGGGCGCTTGTTTACCAAGACCCAGCAACAGATCCACTCGCTTGTTGTCAGGGCTAACAGAAACATCTAAATGCCCGTACTCACGAACGT is from Brevibacillus brevis and encodes:
- a CDS encoding polysaccharide deacetylase family protein — its product is MPNRRLFLIVFLTFLFFAVAIGLLGESFLEKKNKQEVQPFPQVDTSISISETKNAEPNVTPIEEAAVQTKKWYNNQVVVLTYHHVTDQSNQRYVIAPDQFARHMKFLHDNDLNPISLDEFLRFMETGTLPTENAVLITFDDGYESYYKEAFPILCTYGYPSVNFAIAGRLRDVADRKRENMTPPLTRQQVNEMIHTGLVTIGSHTYSLHEEEERNEWGDLGPETAPVYLKDLQRLEDEKEYRDRLYVDFSISRVSLSEWMKQEIKVISLPFGFTSPIVLETARQAGYRYVFTSNRGFVKQGTDPFAIPRNDMGLRDVEEEHLQQLFTKAKNEFEGEQS
- the metK gene encoding methionine adenosyltransferase — protein: MALQKGRRLFTSESVTEGHPDKICDQISDSILDAILSKDPNARVACETSVTTGLVLVAGEITTNTYVDIQKLVRETIREIGYDRAKFGFDADTCGVITAIGEQSADIALGVDQALEAREGQMTDAEIEAIGAGDQGLMFGFACNETPELMPLPISMSHQLARRLTEVRKNGTLAYLRPDGKTQVTVEYDGDKPVRIDTIVISTQHAPETTLEQIKQDLVEHVIKPVVPAELLDAETKYFINPTGRFVIGGPQGDAGLTGRKIIVDTYGGYARHGGGAFSGKDPTKVDRSGAYAARYVAKNIVAAGLADKCEVQVAYAIGVAQPVSIAVDTFGTGTISEEALVKLVRKHFDLRPAGIIKQLDLRRPIYKQTAAYGHFGRNDLNVPWEQTDKAEVLKQEAAQL